One window from the genome of Brachionichthys hirsutus isolate HB-005 chromosome 19, CSIRO-AGI_Bhir_v1, whole genome shotgun sequence encodes:
- the LOC137908551 gene encoding beta-1,3-galactosyl-O-glycosyl-glycoprotein beta-1,6-N-acetylglucosaminyltransferase 4-like yields the protein MIRQHFFPRIRRAPVGSVLSLLALCLLLGVSVKYGSIPGDGETFHKYAVNCSAIYDMDPVEVGKSLIVRRRHVVKDRDQSLVKLASDCSRFLTIRGYDGKIPSEEERRFPIAYSIVVHKSAWMVERLIRTLYSPSNIYCIHYDRKSSAAFISAMEGVARCLPNVFIASRREFVVYASITRLRADLNCLSDLLASEVKWKYAINLCGQDFPLRSNVELVSELGKLNGSNMLETCRPSALKEERFTFHHTVGAAGFEYQQLPVKTGQRKSPPPHGIEMFTGNAYFVLSRDFVEHLEYSPVAKDFLKWSEDTYSPDEHFWATLARLPGVPGEVPRSLPDITDLMSRTRLVKWHYLEENLYPPCSGKHVRSVCIFGAAELRWLLNYGHWFANKFDPSVDPIIIQCLEEKLEERQRLFQSAANTL from the coding sequence atGATTCGGCAGCACTTCTTTCCGAGGATAAGGCGAGCCCCCGTTGGTTCGGTCTTGTCGCTGCTGGCTCTCTGTCTCCTGCTCGGCGTCAGCGTGAAGTACGGCTCCATCCCGGGCGACGGCGAGACGTTTCACAAGTACGCCGTTAACTGCTCGGCCATTTATGACATGGACCCGGTGGAGGTGGGCAAATCTCTGATCGTCAGGAGGCGGCACGTCGTGAAGGACAGAGATCAGAGTCTCGTCAAGCTCGCCTCGGATTGCTCACGCTTCCTCACAATCAGAGGCTACGATGGCAAGATTCCctcggaggaggagagacgcttCCCCATCGCTTACTCCATAGTTGTGCACAAATCCGCCTGGATGGTGGAGAGACTGATCCGGACGCTCTACTCGCCCAGCAACATCTACTGCATCCACTACGATCGAAAGTCTTCAGCCGCCTTCATCTCAGCCATGGAGGGCGTGGCCCGTTGTTTGCCCAACGTCTTCATCGCCTCCAGGCGAGAGTTCGTGGTCTACGCCAGTATCACTCGGCTGAGAGCCGACCTCAACTGTTTGTCCGACCTCTTGGCATCGGAGGTCAAGTGGAAGTACGCCATCAACCTCTGCGGCCAGGATTTCCCCCTGAGGTCCAACGTGGAGCTGGTGTCGGAACTGGGGAAGTTAAACGGCTCCAACATGCTGGAGACGTGCCGGCCCAGCGCTCTCAAGGAGGAGAGGTTCACCTTTCACCACACGGTCGGCGCCGCCGGCTTTGAATATCAGCAGCTGCCGGTGAAAACGGGCCAGAGGAAATCGCCGCCGCCGCACGGGATCGAGATGTTCACCGGAAACGCCTACTTCGTTTTGTCTCGCGATTTTGTCGAGCACTTGGAATACTCGCCGGTGGCGAAAGACTTTCTGAAATGGTCAGAGGACACCTATTCTCCGGACGAGCACTTCTGGGCCACGCTGGCGCGACTGCCGGGGGTCCCCGGCGAGGTTCCCCGGTCACTGCCGGATATCACCGACCTGATGAGCAGGACCAGGCTGGTGAAATGGCATTACCTGGAGGAGAACCTGTACCCGCCGTGCTCGGGCAAACACGTCAGAAGCGTTTGTATTTTCGGCGCCGCGGAGCTGCGTTGGTTACTGAACTACGGTCACTGGTTCGCCAATAAGTTTGATCCCAGTGTGGACCCAATCATCATTCAGTGCCttgaggagaagctggaggaaaGACAGCGACTGTTCCAATCAGCGGCAAACACACTTTAG
- the LOC137908957 gene encoding 3-hydroxy-3-methylglutaryl-coenzyme A reductase-like, producing the protein MLARLFRLHGLLVASHPGEVIVGTLALTVCLMSMNSLAASSQVCSWDDCPKVAQKSHGSDVIILTVTRCMAVVYIYFQFRNLRQLGSKYILGIAGLFTVFSSFVFSTVVVHFFGKELTGLNEALPFFLLLIDLSKACALAKFALSSNSQEEVRENISQGMAILGPTFTLDALVECLVIGVGTMSGVPQLEIMCCFGCMSVLANYFVFMTFFPACVSLVLELSRESREGRPIWQLSHFACVLAEEEDNKPNPVTQRVKIIMSLGLALVHAHARLAAEARGHNRTAEGPVAKRLESGGAAWPLKLSSVDLEQAITLSLALLLAVKYVFFEQAEAESSLSLKSPVSSSPPTQKPVVAADCRRRNVASQQPRKITNGCLATNLSFTACSPEADSAFGEEARTLEECMAILSDPQRGPRFLSDKQVMDLVTSRSILAYKLEAVLDSPARGVAIRRALLSPKLPVDSALARLPYKDYDYSKVTGTCCENVIGYMPVPVGVAGPLLLDDRQFYVPMATTEGCLVASTNRGCRALSLSGGCRSRILADGMTRGPVVRLPSACRAAEVKAWLETSDGFGTIKECFDETSRFARLEKLLVNLAGRNLYIRFQSRTGDAMGMNMLSKGTERALHRLQLQYPDTQVLALSGNFCTDKKSAAVNWILGRGKSAVCEATVPGKVVREVLKSSTAALVELNINKNFVGSAMAGSIGGFNAHAANIVAAIFIACGQDPAQTVGSSNCLTQMEAAGPEGEDLYISCSMPSIELGTVGGGTNLPPQQACLQMLGVQGTSSQQPGENARQLARLVCASVLAGELSLMGALAAGHLVKSHMTHNRASGSAAPSSEAAA; encoded by the exons ATGTTAGCTCGCCTGTTCCGGCTCCACGGCCTGCTGGTGGCCTCCCATCCAGGGGAGGTCATCGTCGGCACCCTCGCcctcaccgtctgcctgatgtCCATGAATAGCCTGGCAGCCAGCAGCCAGGTGTGCAGCTGGGACGACTGTCCCAAGGTGGCGCAG AAAAGCCACGGCAGCGACGTGATCATCTTAACCGTCACCCGCTGCATGGCCGTCGTTTACATCTATTTCCAGTTCAGGAACCTGCGGCAGCTCGGATCCAAGTACATCCTGG GCATTGCAGGATTATTCACGGTGTTCTCCAGCTTCGTTTTCAGCACAGTCGTCGTCCACTTCTTCGGGAAAGAGCTGACGGGGCTGAA TGAAGCCCTgcccttcttcctcctgctcatcGACCTGTCCAAAGCCTGCGCGTTGGCCAAATTTGCCCTAAGCTCAAATTCTCAG gaggaggtgagggagaACATCTCCCAAGGCATGGCCATCCTGGGCCCCACCTTCACCCTGGACGCTCTGGTTGAGTGTTTGGTCATCGGCGTCGGCACCATGTCGG GCGTGCCTCAGTTGGAGATCATGTGCTGCTTCGGCTGCATGTCCGTCCTGGCCAATTACTTTGTCTTCATGACCTTCTTCCCTGCGTGCGTCTCTCTGGTGCTGGAG CTGTCCAGGGAAAGCCGCGAGGGGCGTCCGATCTGGCAGCTGAGCCACTTCGCCTGCGTGCTGGCTGAAGAAGAGGACAACAAACCCAACCCGGTGACCCAGAGGGTTAAAATCATCATG TCTCTGGGTCTGGCGTTGGTTCACGCCCACGCTCGGCTCGCCGCCGAAGCTCGAGGCCACAATCGGACCGCGGAGGGGCCCGTGGCGAAGAGGCTGGAGTCCGGTGGAGCCGCGTGGCCTTTAAAACTCAGCAG CGTGGACCTGGAGCAGGCGATAACTCTGAGTCTGGCGCTGCTCCTCGCCGTCAAGTACGTCTTCTTTGAGCAAGCGGAGGCGGAGTCTTCCCTGTCCCTCAAGAGTCCCGTTAGCAGCTCCCCTCCGACCCAGAAGCCCGTTGTCGCGGCCGACTGCCGCAGGAGGAACGTCGCATCCCAACAGCCGCGGAAGATCACCAACGGTTGCCTAGCAACCAACCTCTCTTTCACAGCCTGCTCCCCGGAGGCTGACTCGGCGTTCGGAGAAG AGGCGCGGACGCTGGAGGAATGCATGGCCATCCTCTCGGATCCTCAG AGGGGTCCCCGTTTCCTGAGCGACAAACAGGTGATGGATCTGGTGACGTCACGGAGCATCCTCGCCTACAAGCTGGAAGCCGTCCTCGACTCCCCGGCGAGGGGCGTGGCCATCAGGAGGGCGCTGCTGTCCCCCAAACTGCCTGTCGACTCTGCTCTGGCCCGTCTGCCTTATAAAGACTACGATTATTCTAAG GTGACGGGCACGTGCTGCGAAAACGTCATCGGATACATGCCGGTTCCGGTGGGCGTCGCCGGCCCGCTCCTGTTGGACGACAGGCAGTTTTACGTCCCCATGGCGACCACAGAGGGCTGTCTGGTCGCCAGCACAAACAGAGGATGCAGAGCGCTTTCT CTGAGCGGGGGCTGCCGCAGCAGGATCCTGGCCGACGGCATGACCCGCGGCCCCGTGGTGAGGCTGCCCTCGGCCTGCCGGGCCGCAGAGGTCAAAGCCTGGCTGGAGACCTCGGACGGATTCGGCACCATCAAAGAGTGTTTCGACGAGACCAGCAG GTTTGCTCGGCTTGAGAAGTTGTTGGTGAACCTGGCCGGGCGGAACCTCTACATTCGCTTCCAGTCCCGGACGGGCGACGCCATGGGGATGAACATGCTCTCCAAG GGGACGGAACGGGCGCTGCACAGGCTCCAGCTGCAGTATCCGGACACGCAGGTGCTGGCGCTCAGCGGGAACTTCTGCACCGACAAGAAGTCTGCCGCCGTGAACTGGATCCTGGGCCGGGGGAAGTCGGCCGTGTGCGAGGCCACCGTCCCTGGAAAGGTGGTCAGGGAG GTGCTGAAGAGCAGCACGGCGGCGCTCGTGGAGCTGAACATCAACAAGAACTTTGTGGGATCGGCCATGGCTGGGAGCATCGGCGGCTTCAACGCGCACGCCGCCAACATAGTAGCGGCCATCTTCATCGCATGCGGGCAG GACCCCGCCCAGACCGTCGGGAGCTCCAACTGTCTCACTCAGATGGAGGCCGCTGGTCCAGAGGGGGAGGACCTCTACATCAGCTGCTCCATGCCCTCCATAGAGCTGggcacggtgggggggggcaccaaccTGCCGCCGCAGCAGGCCTGTCTCCAG ATGCTCGGCGTTCAGGGAACCAGCTCCCAGCAGCCCGGGGAGAACGCCCGCCAGCTCGCCCGCCTGGTCTGCGCCAGCGTTCTGGCAGGGGAGCTGTCCCTGATGGGCGCGCTGGCCGCCGGACACCTGGTCAAAAGTCACATGACCCACAACAG AGCTAGCGGGTCGGCGGCGCCGTCCTCTGAGGCGGCTGCGTGA